Part of the Elusimicrobiota bacterium genome is shown below.
AAAAATCTTGAAGTCGGTATCTGCGGCGAACATGGTGGCGACCCTGAGTCAGTAAAATTCTGTCACCGTGTCAAAATGGACTATGTCTCCTGCTCGCCATTCCGTGTGCCGATTGCCAAACTTGCCGCCGCTCAGGCGGTTGTAGAAGAAAAAAATAAATAAAGATTAAATGGAGGAGTTATGAGTTGGCTTTCTATTGTGGGATTAGTATTACTGTTTCTTGCTACAATTGCAACAATTCTTGTTAAACGTTCAGAACGTCGTCAGAAACAATGAACAAAAAGAAAGAGTTATTAGCAAAATATTTTGCCGATTTGAGTAAGATATTTTTAAGTGCAATTGTAATAAAACAATTTGTTGAACATAAATTGAACATTGCAGACCTTATTATAGGATTTTTGGTTTCTGGTGGATTAATTTTATTAGCATATTATATTCAACCCAAGGAGTGATTATGGAGCAGGTTAAAGGTGAAAGGTTAAAGGTTAAAAATTGGAACTGGTTTTTACTATTCACTATTCACTATTCACTATTCACTGCCTTCTCCGGCTGTGCCTCTAAAAGACCTGTCAGAACCGGCGATTACTGGGGAAATCAGGCAGCGGTACAGCAATTTCAACGGGCAGAAAAGTATTATTACGACGGGAAATACAACGAAGCGATTGCAGAATACCAGTATTATATTGACCAGTTTGGCGATATCTATTACGGCGATGAAGCACAGAAAAAAATTGCAGAAGCATTCACAAGAATGAATCAATGGAATGAAGCCGCAGAAGCATATATGGAGCTTACAGATAGATATCCAAAAAGCCAGTATGCAGCTTGGGCATTAGAAGAGGCAGCAAAAATTTTAGAGCAGGTTTCAAGATATAAAGAAGCGATACAGGTCTATCAACGAATAATTGAGGAGTACTGGACATTTCCGCAGAAACCGGATGCAATCAAAAAAATAAAAGAACTACTTGTAAGTAAATTTTCTGAGAACAGATGGGCAAAAAAGAAAGATGCAGAAATAGATAAAATTATTGCTAAAAAAGAGAGGGAATAAAAATGAAAATGAAAAATGAAAAATTAAAAATTAAAAATTATGGTTTGGTTTTATTAGTCATTTTATATTTTACATTTTACATTTTTAATTGCCTTTTTAGCGGTTGCGGGTTTATTTTTGGTAAAAAAACAACTGGCAAAATTACAACAATAAATGAAAATCTGAACCCGGACCGTCTTACAGATTTAGCAGTTGTCAAAAAACTTGCCGGCTATAAACGGTTCTTGTTTGTTTCAAATGCACAATACACTGATTGGGTAGAAGGTTTTTTGATGGGTGTAATTGTTGACGAAAACGATTCTCCAATGCCAAATATACAGGTGATGGTTGATGGTATCGGGTTTGAGAATGCGGTGACGGATGTTAACGGCGTGTATAAAATCAGGTTTTCAATCCCGATTGTAAAAGGTATCGCAGATGCCAATGGCAAACTGATAATTCATCCGAAATGGGAAACCGAGTTAGAGATTAAAGGGTTCTCATATCAGCCGGCAATCAAAGATGCGCCGTTCAGGATTTATTATAACGGGAATGCTGGTGGTGTGGTAGCGTTAAACGAAGGTAAACTGCCACCGAGAATTATCGTCAAAAAAATTAGTTTAGGACAGTATAAAACAGAAACACTACGGAAAGAAACTATTGAGAAAAAAACCACAGAAAAACCTATCGGGCGAACCGAACAAAAACCTGCCAAAAAAGAAACAGGGTTTGATGACCTGTTCAAGCAGTTAGAAGATTTTAACAAATGAGATGCTGCGAAAACTT
Proteins encoded:
- a CDS encoding tetratricopeptide repeat protein — encoded protein: MEQVKGERLKVKNWNWFLLFTIHYSLFTAFSGCASKRPVRTGDYWGNQAAVQQFQRAEKYYYDGKYNEAIAEYQYYIDQFGDIYYGDEAQKKIAEAFTRMNQWNEAAEAYMELTDRYPKSQYAAWALEEAAKILEQVSRYKEAIQVYQRIIEEYWTFPQKPDAIKKIKELLVSKFSENRWAKKKDAEIDKIIAKKERE